The segment GGTCTCCACCCAGAAGATGGCGAAGATCGCACCGCCGATGATCATGAACGTCAGGTCGGTCGTGACGCGAGCGATGACCTGCCAGACCTCCTGGCTCGGGCCGCTCGCGAGCCACCACATCCAGTCCGTCGGCTGCCGGATCGGCGCGAGATAGTAGAACAACCCGCCGACCGGCTCGCTCGGACCTTGCGTCGTCGTCGAATACGCACCGAGCCACGGCATGTTGACGCCGAACACCTGGATGACGGTTCGACCACCGGCCACCGTCGCCCCGGCCTGCGAGACCAAGATGCGACCGAGGAACTGGAGGTTCGCCTGCAGTGCGCGAACGAGGATCATCGGCAGGACGCTCGCGTAGATGAGTTTCACGGGGAACCGACCACGTGCACCCTTCACGCGAGCGTGACTCAGCGGAATCTCGATGCGGACGGACTCCGCGTACACGACGATCACGAAGATCGCGAGCGTCGTGACGAGCGCGATGATCTGTCCCTCGGACCCGAGGACGTTGTCGATGTTCATCGCGGTGTCCCCGACGATCATCCCGTACCAGTTGAACAGCAAGCCCTGGCGCGGGCCGATGATGCCGCTCACGAGGCTCTCGGAGACGCCGGCGACGATGAACAGCCCGATACCGGAGCCGACGCCCCACTTCGAGATGACCTCGTCCATGAACAGGATGAGGACGCCACCGACGAAGATCTGCAGGAAGATCAGCGCCTGCACACCCCCGAGCGGGACACCGAGCGATTGCGCGAGCCCCGGGTCCGCGGGTAGGAACCCGCTGAGGACCATCGGCAGCCCCGTCAGCACGATCATGAACACGACGAGGAGTTTCTGGAGGCCCTGGTAGAGCACCTGATCACGGGGGTCGTTCGTGTCCAACCCGAGCAAGTTCGCTCCACCGAGCAACTGGAGCACGATGCTCGCCGTGACGATCGGTCCGATACCCAGGTGCAGCACCGAGAACGAACTACCGGCGAGGATCGCGCGGAACTGCCCGAACAGGTCCTGTTCTCCCCCACTCAGTCCCCAGATGGGGACGCTCGTGAGGAAGAAATACAGCACGAGCACGCCACCGGTCCACAGTAGCTTGCGCTTGAACGGGACGTGCCCTTCCGGTCGCTGGACCGAGGGCATCCGCGTGAGTACCGGTTCCGCAGCCTCCTTCCATCCCATGAGTTACTCCTCGTCGTCCTCGGATGCCTGAGTGTCTTCCGATTCGGCCTTCGCCTCGCCGCGCTCGGAGAGCGACGCCTCGCCCCCGGCCTCCTCGATGAGGCCGCGAGCGCTCGCGGTGAACGCGTCCGCGGTCACGTGCAGTTCGTTCCGAACCTGCCCGTTCCCGAGCACCTTCACCACGTCGGTCTCCCAGCCGTCCTCGACGACGTCGCGTGCGTCGATGACGTACGCGTCGCCGTCCTGCTCGGCGTCACCCTCGGCCGCGTACAGGACCGCGTCCTCGTCGAGCTTCTGCACCGACACCTCGACGACGTCGTCGCGCGCGTCCTGCGGGCGCTTGAAGCCGTGTTTGCCGATCGGTTCGTAGTTGTGGAACTCGTGCTTCCCGCGTCCTGCGCGACCACGCCCACCACGGTTCCCGGCACCACGCCGGTTCTTGTGCGTCCCGCCACCGTGCGTGCGCGACCCGCGCTGTCTTCGTTTCTTGCTCGTCATGGTTATCGCATCGCCTCGAGCAGTTCGTCGATCTCGGTCGTCTCGTGCTTCCCGATCGCCCCACCACGGGACTTCGGGTGCTTCCCACCGTCGTGACCCTTCCGCGGCGGATGCAGACGCAGACAGGGCGCCAGGCCCTGCTCGCGCAGCGTCGTCTCCTCGTCGATCAGGGCCGCAGCGAGGGACTCGAAGTCCTCGAACTCGGTGTGCTCGGCGAGGTAGTCCGCGTCGACGTCCGCGTCGCCCTCGAGGGGCTCGGCGCGCGTCGAGAGGATCGTCGCCAGGACGTCCGCGCTGGGTTCGCCCATCGCCACGTAGTCGTTGACCTTCGTCAACATCCCGCGGTAGCTCTCCGTCTCCGGAACGAGCGCGCAGTGATTGACCTCGTGGACGTTCAGCATCTCCAGCGTGTCCTTGATGTCGCCGGCCATGTCCACTTCACCGCGAAGCTGCACGACCGCCTTCATTGTTCGATCCCTCCCGCACCCTCGCTCTGCCCGCGCGTGCGAGCACCGCGAGACTGCGAGGCGTTCTGGAGCGCGTTGAACGTCGCCTTCGCCAGGTTCACGGTCGTTCGCGTGTTCCCGTAGGACTTCGTCCACGCGTCCTCGACGCCCGCGAGCTCGAGCACGTTCCGAACCGTCTCGCTCGCCGCGAGCCCGAGCCCGAGCGGCGCCGGAATGAGCTCGACCTCGACCGACCCCGCCTTCCCGCTCGTCCGATGCGTGAGCGAGTGCGGTTTCGTCGACCGGTCCTCCCACGACCCGGAGCCACGGGGGACGTCGATGATGTTCAGCTTCGCGATGTCGATCGCCTTCTGGATGGCGGCACCGACCTGGTCGTCTCGACCCTCGGCGTACCCGACGTACCCGTCGCGGTTGCCGATGGCGACGACGCAGCGGAACTTCACCCGTCGACCCGAGTCGGTCATCCGCTGGACCATGTTGATGTCCAGCACCTCGTCGTCGAGCCCCGGCAGGAGCTGATCGACGACCTCGGCCTCCTTCAGCGGAAGTCCCGAGGCGAGGGCTTGCTCCATCGTCTCGATGTCGCCCTCCTGTACCTGCTTCCCGAGTCGGGTGACGGGTTCCCAGCCGTCGTTGTAGTTGTCGTTACTCATTGTTCCATGAGGGTTTCCCGCACTTCGTCGAAGTGCTCGGGGAGTGCTGTTGCGTCGAACTCACTGGTGTACAGCGGTTCGTCGAGTTGTTCTGCATACTCGGCGATGTGCTCGCCGCGGTTCCGCGGCCACTCCGCGAGCACCGCGTCGTTGTGGGGGATCTCCAGGCCCGCGTCGATCGCGCCCTCCTGGATGGCGAACACCTTGCTGCCCGGCGTCGCCGTGTTCAGACCGATGTCGAGGACCGCCTCCTCGAGACCAGCCTCGACCGCGCGCTGACCGGCCAGCAGGCCAGTCAGGTACGCGGCCGGGAGGTTCCCCGTCGGCGCCTCCCAACCGTATTCTTCGAGATCACTCGAGTGTGCAGCCGCGAGCGTGTCGTCACCGTCCGGACCCGGCAGGATCAGCTGCGCCGTGACGTGCCGGTTGCTCTTTCGAGCGACCAGGCGCGGCTTCCCGGATTTCAGGAGGCGCAACCTCTGATGGTAGTCCGTACGGACCTCGCGGCGACGTCGCATCGGAACCTTGTATCGTGGTCCTGTCGCCATTATTCGTCACCGTAGTTGTTGTCGATGTAGTTCAACAGGTACTGGACGCTCCGGAACTCCCCGCCACGAGCCTTGTTGTAGAGCTCGCGGTACTGCGTGCGATCGATCTCGCCGCTCCCGCGGAGTTCGTTGAGCTTCTTTCGCTGTGCACGGATGCGCTTCTGCCAGGCATCCTTCGGGTCCTCGCGAGCACCGGCCTTCCCCTGACGGGTCCCGGGGCCCTTCTGGTGGCCGTACGCGCGCTTTGCCTTCCGTTCGCGCGCTCGACCCTTCGAGTTGCCCTTCTTCGGTTCCGCTCGAATCGTGCCGTCGTCGACGAGTTCGCGGATGTCCTCGCGCGTGATCGCTTCCGCGATCTCGCCCTGCGCGTCGGGATCGAACCAGACGCGGCTCTTCCCGACGTCGAGGACGTCCGACGCAAGTCGCTTCTGTGCGGACAGATCACTCATCGGAATCGACCTCCACTTCGACGTAGGTCGGGTTCAGCACTCGAATTCCGTCGTCTTCGGCCTGCTCCTCGATGCGCTCGCGCTTGCGAGCACCGACCGCGGAGGCGATACGGACCGCTTCCGTGTCGCCGTCCACGCCCTCGAGGTCGTCCGCGTTGTGCACGCGAACCTCCTCGAAGCCCGAGGGGTGCTTGCCGCGCACCGCCTTCGGCGTCCGGAAGCCAGCCTGGACCTTGTCGCCCTTGCCCTTGATACCACGTCGCTGCTTGGACAGCTGGCCGCGCGGCTTCCGCCACGAGGTCGGCGTCCGCTTCTTCTTGTGGTAGTCCTGACGGTTGAACTGGGGCTTGCCGACGCGACGGCGCTGGTCGAGGAGGCGCTCCTCGGTCTCGGACAGCTCCGGCGTCTTCTCGGTCAGCCCACGCGGCTGGAGTTCCGTCTCCACGTCCTCCTCGTCCGCTTCGGCCTCGGACTCGTCGGCCTCGATCTCCGCCTCGGTGTCCTCGCTAACCTCGAGGTCACCGACGTCCGCCTTGATACGCGCAGCGAGCGCGTTCCCGATGCCCTCGACGTCCGCGAGCTCCGACTGGGACGCCGCCTTGACGTCCTCGATCGAGTCGTAGCCCGCGTCGCGGAGTGCATCGGCCTTCGATGGCCCGACACCGCTGATCTCCTCGAGACTCTCGGGTTCGTCTGCCATCTATCAGGCACCTCCTTTCGCGGGTTTCTGCGTGATGTACACGCCGTCCTGGAAGACGCGCGTGTCCTTCCCGGACACCTTCGTCAACTGCTCGATGTCCGCGGCGGTCTGCCCGACAGCTTCCTTGTCAGGGCCGCTGATGGTGAGTTCCTCACCGTCGACGGCGACGTCGGTGTCGCCGTGGATAGTCGTTCGTCGCGGTGCCTTCTCGCCGAGGAAGTTCTCGATCACGACCTCCTCACCCTCCACCGCCACCTGCATCGGGAAGTGAGAGTAGAAGACTTCCATCTCGTACTCCCAGCCCTCGGTGACGCCGTGGAACATGTTCTGGACGTGACTCTCGAACGTTCCGACCGTCGCCGTCGTCTTCGCGTCGTCCGCCGAAGAGGAGATGACGACCATCTCGTCCTCGACGTCGACGGAGACGTCCGGGTACCAGAGCCGTCGTGTGACGGCTCCGTTGGGCCCCTCGACCGTCAGGTCGAGGTGGTCCACGTCGGCGGTTACGTCGTCCGGAATCTGTAGTTCGACTCGCATGATTCAGTACACGTACGCGATGACCTGACCGCCGATCCCCGCGTCACGAGCCTCGTAGTGACTCATGACGCCGTGACTCGTCGTCACGATGAGCGCGCCGTAGTCCCGAGCGGGGAGGAACCGCTTCTCCCAGCGCTCGAACTCGTCGGCACCCACCGAATACCGGGGCTTGACGGGGCCACACTCGTTGATCTGGCCTTTCAATTCGACCTCGAACTCACCGGATTTACCGTCGTCGACGTACTCGAAGCCGTCGATGTACCCGCGGTCGTAGAAGACCTCGAGTACGCTACCGATCTCGTTCGAAGCGGGCGATACGTTGTGCGTGAGATGCCCGACGCTCTCGGCGTTGTCGAGGCCGGAGAGCGCATTACTGAACGGGTCGCTTGCTGTCATTGTTATCGGTACTTCTTGAAGCCCATGTTTCGGGCGATCTCTCGGAAGCACTGTCGGCAGAGCCAGATGTCGTACTTCCCGACGAGGCCCTGCTCTCGACCGCAGCGCTGGCACTCCTCCATCTGGCCAGTGCGCTTGGCGGCGTGCTCTCCGGTCTGCTCACTCTCAGTTTCGCTTTCACTCATCGTTTACCTCCACGTCGAACGTCGACTCGACGAACCGAACCGCGTCCTCGGGATTCAGTCGATGCTTCGACGGCAGGCTCTGCGTGCGCTTGTCGCGCTTCGCCACGCGGTAGCCCGGCCGCACGAGGTTCACGGTCACGTCCATCCCGTAGATGCCGACGTTCGGGTCGTACTCCTGACTCGGGAAGTCCGTGTGCTCGTCCACACCGAAACTGAAGTTCCCGGTGTCGTCGAACTGCGTCGTCGAGAGCTCCGAGAGCGGGAGCGCGCGCACCAGGAAGTCCTGGGCGTCGTCCCCGCGGAGCGTCACCTTCGCACCGATCGGGTCGCCCTGACGGATGCCGAAGTCCGGCATCGTCGACTTCGCCTTCGTGCGAACCGACTGCTGCTGGGTGACGTCCTCGATGATGTCCTCCGCGTTCGCGAGCTCGCGACCACCTTCGCCGACGCCCATGTGGACGACGACCTTCTCGATGGTGGGTTCGCGCATCTCGTGGAACTCGGCGGACTCGCTCTCACTCATCAGTCCTCACCTCCCGTGGAGTCGGTGAAGTTCTCGTCGATGACGACGACGTACTCCTCGACGGTCTCGTACCCGCCGTCATCCTGCGAGACGACGACCGTGTTCGAGCCGCTGCCGTGCGTCACGTCGATCGACTCGATCTCGCCGATCTCGCCGGCGTGACTGCCGCGGACGGCCGTCACGAGCGCACCCTCCTCGTAGGGGAAGTGCGCGACGATCTCCGCGCTCTCGAAGTCGACGACGACCGAGTCCTTCGCCGAGTACTCGCTCGCGTCATCGAGCTGGAGCGTCTGTCCGTCGTGCAGCGCCAGCTGGGTGTCGCCCCCAGCGACCTGCTGCTTGCCCGCGATCTTCCCGAGCTTCGCGTCCGCCGCATCGGCGTCGATCGGCGTCAGCGCGAGCCGGCCGCCTTCGTCGGGGAACACGCGATAGTGCTCGCCGCGCTCGGTGAACCCGAGGATGTCGAACATCCCGATCGGGCGCTGCTCGTCGCTCACGGCGTCGCCGTTCACGAGCACCGACCCCTCGTTGAGGGCGTAGCGAGCCTCCTTCTTCGAGTCGGCGTACCCGAGGACGTCGCGGAGCAGGATGACCAGCGGGACACCCTCCTCGCCGTGCGGGCCGGCGTCGGCCTTCACGGTGAACGTCTCGGTCTTGCGCTCGACGGGCCAGGACTTCGGAACCGAGAGTCGCTTCTGGTGTTTCGTCATTCGTCATCACCTCTGAGTCGCGCCTCGCGAACGTCGTCCTCGAGATCGAGGTCGACGATGCGGAGGTTCGACGCGTCGAGCGGACGCGGCACGTCCTCGCCGTCGGCCTTCTCGACCGTGACGTCCTCGACGTGGACGACGGACTCGCGGAGGTCGACCGCGAGCACTTCGCCCTCTTCGCCGGCGAAGTCACCGCGGAGCACCTCGACCGTGTCGCCCGCGTTCACGCGGGCGCGACGACGGTCGAACTCCTCGCGGAGGTCCTCGCTCAGCGTCGACCGGACCTGCTTTTGCTTCTCGTGAAGCGAGGCACGCTCGGTCTGGTTGCGTTGTTTGGATGGTTGTCGTGTCATACTATCATCGTCGCAGTGGACGCGATGGAGCCGAAGCGCTCCGCCACTTCGCGCGCGATCGGACCCTTGATCTCCGTCCCCTGGGGCTCCTCGTTCTCGTTCACGAGCACGGCCGCGTTGTCCTCGAACTTGACGCGAGTGCCGTCGGGACGACGGATCGGCTTGCGCTGACGGACGATGACGGCTTCCTTGACCTGACGACGCTCTTCGGGCGTCCCCTTGGTCACCGAGACCGTCACCTTGTCACCGACGCCCGCCTTCGGGTGTCGGTTCTTCGTGCCCTGGTAGCCGGCGACGCTGATGATCTTCACTTCGCGCGCCCCGGTGTTGTCAGAACACAGCACGAGCGAGCCCTTCTCGAGGCCCTGCGTGACGTCTGCCTTCAGCGCTTCCATCAGTTCTCACCTCCGTCCTCGAGTCGTTCGACGACGACGTGAGATTTCGTCTTCGAAAGCGGTCGTGTCTCTGCGATGCGAACCGCGTCGCCTTCCGAGAGCTCCATGCACGTCGGTGCATGAGCGGGCACCCGCGAACGCCGCTTCATGTAGCGGTCGTACTTGGGGACCCGCACGTCGTACTCTCGCTCGACGACGACGGTCTTGTCCATGTCTGTGGAGGCTACCCTGCCTTCGAGGGTCTGGCCGCGCACGGCAAGCGAGCCGTGGAACGGGCAGTCCTCGTCGGAACAGGAGTCCTCCGGTTCTGGTACGTTCAGTCCTATCGCCATTTCGAATCACCTGCAGTTTCCGTTCGGAGTGCGGGTCGTGAGAGCAACCGGTCGCCATCCACCGTAACGTAGGCCACGCCGTCGCCCGACCCGGACTGACCAGCGCGAACGCTGGCAGTATCCCGACCGAGTTTCGACGTGGTCCCCGACCGCTTGACGCGATCGGCGGCTTCATCTGTGAGCTGGAACTCGAACACCGCGGACTCCTTGGGCACCTGACGCACGCGAGACTCGCCGTCGTGCACGTCCTCGACGTGCAGCGTCCGCGTGGACTCCAGCACGACACGCCCCGCTATCCCGACGAGGTCGGGGTTCGCGGCGTCGACCACCGCAACGCGGAGGCCGTTCAGTTCGTGTCGTGGGAGCGTCTCGGGCGTCAGTGCCATCGTTAGTTACTCGTGGTCGCCTGCTTCCGTCTGGATCGTCTTGATGCGAGCGATCGTCTTCTTCAGCTCGCTCACGCGCCCGGGGTTCTCGGGCGCACCACCGGCGGCCTGGACGGCCTTCGTGTTGAGGAGCTCGGTCTCGAGTTCCTCCAGCTCTTCCTCGCGCTCGGTGGCGGTCATGTCGCGGATCTCTTCGATGTGGAGAATCGCCATGACTTACTCCTCCGTGTCCTCGTCTTCGTCGTCCATCTCTTCGAGCATCTCCTCGGCCTCGGCCTCGACGGCCTCGTCGAGCTCCTCGAAGTCCTCTTCGACGTCGTCGTCGGTCGGCACGTCGACGTCCTCGTCGACGACGTCCTCGACGTCCTCCTCGAGGACTTCCTCGACGACCTCCTCGTCGACCGACTCGACGTCCTCGTCGGCGGCCTCCTCGTCGGCGTCGGCGGACGCCTCGTCCGCGTCGCCCTGGGCCTCCTCCTGGATGGCGGCGAGTTCGTCGTCGTCGGGCTCCTCGATGAGGTCAGCGGCCTCGTTGGCCTCGACGGCCTCCGGCGCGACCTCGTCGACGTCCATGTCCGCGTGCACGGCGAAGTCGTCGGGGAGTTCCGCACCCGGCGGGATGATCTTCACGTCGACACCGATCGTGCCGAGCTTCATCACCGCGACGCCCTGGCCGTGGTCGACGACCGTCTCCGCGGGCTCGCCGTTGTGCTTGATGTAGCCGTCGTTGAACTTCTCGACGCGCGACCGCGCGCCAGTGACCTTCCCGCTCAGGACGATCTCGGCGCCGAGCGCGCCAGCGTCCATGATGCGTTCGAGCGTCGTGTGACCGGCCTTCCGGAAGTACCAGCCACGCTCGAGCGCGTTCGCGAGACGATCCGCGACGATGCGCGCGTTCAGGTCGGGCTCGTCGACCTCCTGCACGTCGATCTGGGGGTCCTCGAGGTTGAATCGCTCCTCGAGCTGGGTGGTGACCTTCCGGATGTTCTTCCCACCCTTCCCGATGACCATCCCGGGCTTCTCCGCCTTGAGGACGATCTGCATGCCCATCGGCGTCGGCGCCATCTCCATGCCGCCGTAGCCGGCGCGACCGAGCTCTTCCGCGAAGAACTCGTCGATCTGGGAGCGCTGCAGTCCGTCCTGGATGAATTCGTGTTCGTCAGCCATTATGCTTCGACCTCCTCGACGACGATTTCCACGTCGACCTGCGGCGTGTTCCACGGCGACGCACGCCCCATCGCTCGCGGCTTGCGTCCCTGGCTCTCACCGATCTTGTGTGCCGCACAGTGCGCGATCTCCATGGACTCGCCGTCGAATCCCTGGTGGTCGGCGTTCGCGGCGACGTTCGTGAGCAGCTCCTTGAACGCCTTGCTGGCCTTCTCGGGGTAGCGGCCGGCGTCCCAGCCGTCGATGTCGCTTCGATGACCGACACCGCTGTTGTGCTGCCTGAACGGCACCGAGCGGTCGCCGGCGATGACCTCGTCGAGGTATGCTTGCGCGTCCTCGACGGTCATCCCCTTGATCTCTCGCGCGATGGCCTTGCTGTGCTTGTTGCTCATGTGACGCTCCCGAAGCATGGCTTTCGCCGTCGTGTCCGGGTCCGCGTCGACGCTGTAACTGATTCCCATGGTTTACTTGAGTGGCACGAACTTCGAGGACCGCGTCGCCCCGATGCCGGCCTGTCCGTGCTCGACGGACGTCCGTGTGAGCTGGAACTCGCCGAGGTAGTGCCCGATCATCTCGGGCTCCACTCGAACGCGCTCGAACTCCTGGCCGTTGTACACGGCGAACGTCAGGTCGACGAACTCCGGTAGGACGACCATGTCACGCAGGTGCGTGCGGATCGGGTCGTTCGCGGTCTCCTCTTCGGTCGCGTCGCGGGCCTTCTCGACGAGCTTCTGCTTCTCGACGGAGAGGCCGCGCTCGATACTTCGCCGCTGGCGAGCGGGCAACAGTTCCGCGACGTCCTCCAGGTCGAGTTCCTGGAGTTCGTCGAGCGTGTGGCCACGGTACGTGAACTCCTCGTCCTCGTCCCGGCCGGTTCTGTAATCCTGACTGCTCATTTGTCACCACCTCGACCCGTGCGGCGGGACGCGATGTCGCCGACCTTCCGGCCCGGCGGCGCGTTCCGCGACACGGACTTGGGCTGCCCCGGGTGCTGGCGGCCACCGCCACCGAACGGGTGGTCGACGGCGTTCATCGCCACACCGCGGACGGTCGGCCACTTGCCACCCCGGGACTTCATCTTGTGGTACTTGTTCCCAGCCTTCACGAACGGCTTCTCCGTTCGACCGCCACCGGCGACCACGCCGACCGTGGCGCGGCACTCCGGCGACAGCCGCTTCATCTCGCCACTCGGCAGCTGGACGACCGCGGCGTCGCGGTCGTGCGTGATGAGGTCGGCGCTCGTCCCCGACGCACGCGCGAACTTCCCGCCGTCGCTCGGCTGGCGTTCGACGTTACACACGGGCACACCCTCGGGGATCTCCGCCAGCGGCATCGTGTTGCCGGGCTTGATCTCCGAGGAGATACCGACCTGCAGTTCGTCGCCCACACCGACGCCCTCCGGCGCGAGCACGAGACGACGATCGCCGTCCTCGAACTCGACAGCCGCGACGGGCGCGGAGCGCGCGGGGTCGTGCTCGATGTCGACGACCTCGCCCGCGACGACGTCCGATTCCTCCAGTTTCTTGTGACTCAGGTCAGCCTTGTAGCGGTGACTCGGTGCTCGGAACGTCGAGCCGCCACGGCCACGTCGCTGTCCCTGAATGCGTCGTCCCATTCTTAGAACACCCCGATTCGAGAGGCCACTTCCTGCGCGTCGTCGTCCTCGCTGAGTCGGACGATCGCCTTCTTCTGGCCCTTCATCGTCAGCATCGTGTTCACGTCGTCCACGGCCACGTCGAACTGCGACTCGACGGCGTCGCGGACGTCGGGCTTCGCAGCCTGATCGTGCACGATGAACTGGAGCTTGTTCTCGAAGTCCATGTCGTTCATCGCCTTCTCGGTGACGAGCGGGAACCGAATCACGTCGGCACTCATCGCTCTGCCACCTCCTCGACCGCGGACGCCGTCCAGACCGTCAACCGACCGGCGTCAGCGCCGGGCGCGAGGTCCTCGACGTCGACGTTCGCGGCGGTCGCGACGTCGACGCCCGCGAGGTTCCGCGCGGCCTTCGACGGGCCGGCGTCGCTCGACGTGACGAAGAGCACGGACGTCGGTTCCGTGTACTTGCGGCCGCGAGCCTTCCCCTGGCCCGCGCGAACCGAACGCCCCTCGTCGGCGCGCTCGACGTCGTCGTACGCACCGAGGCCCTCGAGCAAGGAGACGACCTCCTTGGTCTTCACGAGGTCCTCGAAGTCGTCGGCAACGACGACCGGGAGGTCGAGCTCGTCGTCGAACGCGTGCCCGCGTTCGGCGACGCGCTCGGCGTCGACCGTCGCTGCGACCGCCGACCGGAACGCCAGCTTGCGTTCCTTGTCGTTGATCGACTTCCCGTGGTCTTTCTCGGCTTTCGGCGGGTGCGCGCTGCGACCCCCGACCGCCTGGGGGACGCGCGCAGCCTGACCGTTCGTGCGCGGCACGTGCGCCATGCCACGCCCGGAGCCGGGCGATTCCGCGGACGTCCGGAGACCCGCGTGCGGGTCCGAGCCGTAGTCCTGCTTCGCGTTCGCCTGGGCGACGCCGACCGCTCGCTTGATGAGGTCCGGGCGGAACTGCGTCCCGAAGACCTCCGGCAGGTCGAGCGAATCGGATTCCTCGCCGTCCAGGTCGTAGATTGTCGCGTTCATGATTTAGCCCTGGTTCGATGCTGTGGAGACGAACCGAACCTCGGGATCGAGGCGCGGTTGCTCGTTCGGCCGGATGGCCGGTCGAAGCCGGAGGAGTCGCTGGTCGGGGCCGGGAACCGAACCCTTCACGAGCGTGTACGGCCCGTCGACCTCGCCGTAGTTGACGAAGCCACCGTCGACGTTGACGTCGTCGCCGTCGCCGAGGCCGAGGATGCGCTTGTTGAGTTCGGTCCGCTGATGGTAGCCCGTCTGGCCCTGCTGGGGAACCGTCGAGCGAACGCGGCTCGGGTTCCACGGGCCGAGGTTACCGATGCGGCGCCGCCAGCCCTGGCGGGCGTGCTTGCCCTTCCGCTTCTGGACGCCCCAGCGCTTGACGGGACCCTGGGTGCCCTTCCCCGTGGTGACGCCGGCGACGTCCGCGAGTTCGCCCTCGCGGAAGATCTCCGTCGTCTCGTGCTCGCCGCCCTCCTCGAGGAGGTCGAGCCCGTAGTCGAGCCGGTCGTCGAGCGAACCCCCGCCGATGCGGGTCTCCATGACGTCCGGCTTCTTCTTCGGGACCGACGGCACGCTCGACGGCGTCGTGTGCGTGATCGCACGCACGTCGGCGACGTCGGCGTCCGCAACTGCGTCGCGGAACTCCTCGGCGGACGTCTCGAAGTCGACGTCCTCCGGGACGTCG is part of the Halorubellus sp. JP-L1 genome and harbors:
- a CDS encoding 50S ribosomal protein L14 — protein: MEALKADVTQGLEKGSLVLCSDNTGAREVKIISVAGYQGTKNRHPKAGVGDKVTVSVTKGTPEERRQVKEAVIVRQRKPIRRPDGTRVKFEDNAAVLVNENEEPQGTEIKGPIAREVAERFGSIASTATMIV
- a CDS encoding 30S ribosomal protein S17; translation: MAIGLNVPEPEDSCSDEDCPFHGSLAVRGQTLEGRVASTDMDKTVVVEREYDVRVPKYDRYMKRRSRVPAHAPTCMELSEGDAVRIAETRPLSKTKSHVVVERLEDGGEN
- a CDS encoding ribonuclease P protein component 1 produces the protein MALTPETLPRHELNGLRVAVVDAANPDLVGIAGRVVLESTRTLHVEDVHDGESRVRQVPKESAVFEFQLTDEAADRVKRSGTTSKLGRDTASVRAGQSGSGDGVAYVTVDGDRLLSRPALRTETAGDSKWR
- the rpmC gene encoding 50S ribosomal protein L29; the protein is MAILHIEEIRDMTATEREEELEELETELLNTKAVQAAGGAPENPGRVSELKKTIARIKTIQTEAGDHE
- a CDS encoding 30S ribosomal protein S3: MADEHEFIQDGLQRSQIDEFFAEELGRAGYGGMEMAPTPMGMQIVLKAEKPGMVIGKGGKNIRKVTTQLEERFNLEDPQIDVQEVDEPDLNARIVADRLANALERGWYFRKAGHTTLERIMDAGALGAEIVLSGKVTGARSRVEKFNDGYIKHNGEPAETVVDHGQGVAVMKLGTIGVDVKIIPPGAELPDDFAVHADMDVDEVAPEAVEANEAADLIEEPDDDELAAIQEEAQGDADEASADADEEAADEDVESVDEEVVEEVLEEDVEDVVDEDVDVPTDDDVEEDFEELDEAVEAEAEEMLEEMDDEDEDTEE
- a CDS encoding 50S ribosomal protein L22; its protein translation is MGISYSVDADPDTTAKAMLRERHMSNKHSKAIAREIKGMTVEDAQAYLDEVIAGDRSVPFRQHNSGVGHRSDIDGWDAGRYPEKASKAFKELLTNVAANADHQGFDGESMEIAHCAAHKIGESQGRKPRAMGRASPWNTPQVDVEIVVEEVEA
- a CDS encoding 30S ribosomal protein S19, encoding MSSQDYRTGRDEDEEFTYRGHTLDELQELDLEDVAELLPARQRRSIERGLSVEKQKLVEKARDATEEETANDPIRTHLRDMVVLPEFVDLTFAVYNGQEFERVRVEPEMIGHYLGEFQLTRTSVEHGQAGIGATRSSKFVPLK
- a CDS encoding 50S ribosomal protein L2, with product MGRRIQGQRRGRGGSTFRAPSHRYKADLSHKKLEESDVVAGEVVDIEHDPARSAPVAAVEFEDGDRRLVLAPEGVGVGDELQVGISSEIKPGNTMPLAEIPEGVPVCNVERQPSDGGKFARASGTSADLITHDRDAAVVQLPSGEMKRLSPECRATVGVVAGGGRTEKPFVKAGNKYHKMKSRGGKWPTVRGVAMNAVDHPFGGGGRQHPGQPKSVSRNAPPGRKVGDIASRRTGRGGDK
- a CDS encoding 50S ribosomal protein L23 — encoded protein: MSADVIRFPLVTEKAMNDMDFENKLQFIVHDQAAKPDVRDAVESQFDVAVDDVNTMLTMKGQKKAIVRLSEDDDAQEVASRIGVF
- the rpl4p gene encoding 50S ribosomal protein L4, whose amino-acid sequence is MNATIYDLDGEESDSLDLPEVFGTQFRPDLIKRAVGVAQANAKQDYGSDPHAGLRTSAESPGSGRGMAHVPRTNGQAARVPQAVGGRSAHPPKAEKDHGKSINDKERKLAFRSAVAATVDAERVAERGHAFDDELDLPVVVADDFEDLVKTKEVVSLLEGLGAYDDVERADEGRSVRAGQGKARGRKYTEPTSVLFVTSSDAGPSKAARNLAGVDVATAANVDVEDLAPGADAGRLTVWTASAVEEVAER
- a CDS encoding 50S ribosomal protein L3, with translation MPQPSRPRKGSLGFGPRVRASSETPRFNSWPDDDGQPTLQGFAGYKAGMTHVVMINDESNSPREGMEETVPVTIIETPPMQAVALRAYEDTPYGKQPLTEVWASDVDEDLDRVLDVPEDVDFETSAEEFRDAVADADVADVRAITHTTPSSVPSVPKKKPDVMETRIGGGSLDDRLDYGLDLLEEGGEHETTEIFREGELADVAGVTTGKGTQGPVKRWGVQKRKGKHARQGWRRRIGNLGPWNPSRVRSTVPQQGQTGYHQRTELNKRILGLGDGDDVNVDGGFVNYGEVDGPYTLVKGSVPGPDQRLLRLRPAIRPNEQPRLDPEVRFVSTASNQG